In Cololabis saira isolate AMF1-May2022 chromosome 10, fColSai1.1, whole genome shotgun sequence, a single window of DNA contains:
- the LOC133451756 gene encoding uncharacterized protein LOC133451756, which produces MRVRSKDWWERVVLKEFSDEEWKENFRMSRRTFDKLCGLMSCVLKPEDVTVRAPVPLQMRVAIVLYKLASCSEYRVVANQFGVSKSTVKKFVYIFCKGMVSSVLQKIIVVPTAEEASAIARRFEQKFHIPQIIGCIDGTHIPVLPPSEGYKDFVNRKGWPSYVLQAVVDDTYRFWNISCKLPGSAHDANVLRHSALFSHADQLPKGLREINGVAINHFLLGDPAYPLMEWLIKGYTHSPRITPEQESFNVYLSSARTTVEIAFGRLKSRWRVLLKRSDFHFTFTPHVIATCCALHNLCEDEKDSVNPTWTDEAAALAADLPQPGARAHNTDTAGGQNIREVLTDYLSTNFPLRRPLF; this is translated from the exons ATGCGGGTCAGGAGCAAAGATTGGTGGGAGCGAGTGGTGCTAAAGGAATTTAGCGACGAGGAGTGGAAAGAGAACTTTCGAATGAGCCGCAGAACCTTCGACAAGTTATGTGGATTGATGTCATGCGTTCTGAAACCCGAGGACGTGACTGTTCGGGCACCGGTGCCGCTTCAGATGAGGGTGGCCATTGTTCTTTACAAGCTGGCCAGTTGTTCCGAGTACAGGGTTGTGGCAAACCAGTTCGGCGTGAGCAAGTCTACTGTGAAAAAGTTTGTGTACATTTTTTGCAAAGGAATGGTGTCGTCAGTCCTCCAGAAAATTATCGTGGTTCCCACTGCAGAGGAAGCCAGCGCCATTGCACGTCGGTTCGAGCAAAAGTTCCACATCCCCCAGATAATCGGTTGCATCGACGGCACCCACATTCCTGTTTTACCACCAAGTGAAGGCTACAAGGACTTTGTTAATCGAAAAGGATGGCCTTCCTATGTCCTCCAAGCTGTGGTGGACGACACGTATCG GTTTTGGAACATAAGCTGCAAACTGCCTGGAAGTGCCCACGACGCAAACGTTCTTAGGCACTCGGCGTTGTTCAGCCATGCAGATCAGCTACCTAAA GGCCTAAGGGAAATCAACGGTGTTGCTatcaaccatttccttctgggAGATCCGGCTTATCCTTTAATGGAGTGGCTGATCAAGGGGTACACCCATTCCCCACGCATCACCCCTGAGCAGGAGTCATTTAATGTCTACTTAAGCTCTGCAAGGACCACTGTCGAGATCGCCTTTGGGAGACTGAAGTCACGCTGGCGAGTTTTGCTCAAGCGAAGTGATTTTCATTTTACATTCACCCCTCATGTGATAGCTACATGTTGTGCGTTGCATAACCTGTGTGAAGATGAGAAGGACAGTGTAAACCCCACCTGGACCGATGAGGCTGCTGCTTTAGCCGCCGACCTACCACAACCTGGTGCCCGTGCCCACAACACAGACACAGCAGGTGGTCAGAACATCAGGGAGGTGCTTACAGATTATTTGAGCACAAACTTCCCTCTGCGCAGACCTTTGTTTTAG